From Prochlorococcus sp. MIT 1223, the proteins below share one genomic window:
- a CDS encoding GuaB3 family IMP dehydrogenase-related protein produces the protein MNIQLGHSKLVRRAYGIDEIALVPGGRTVDPEITDTSWAIGGVKRNIPIIASAMDGVVDVDMAVSLSNLGALGVLNLEGVQTRYDEPRSVLEQITAVSKEGFVPLMQKIYSQPIKEELVKKRIKEIKDKGGIACVSGTPIAALRFKEIIKEAGADIFFLQATVVSTEHIGPEGSEKLDIKKLCAGMGIPVAVGNCVTHEVSLNLMRAGAAAILVGIGPGAACTSRGVLGVGIPQATAIADCASARDEYQKETGKYIPIVADGGIITGGDICKCIACGADSVMIGSPIARAEEAPGRGFHWGMATPSPVLPRGTRIKVGSTGTLERILLGPALLDDGTHNLLGAIKTSMGTLGAQSIKEMQQVEVVVAPSLLTEGKVYQKAQQLGMGK, from the coding sequence GTGAATATTCAACTTGGACATTCAAAACTCGTTAGACGAGCATACGGAATAGATGAGATCGCTCTAGTTCCAGGAGGGCGAACTGTCGATCCGGAAATAACTGACACAAGCTGGGCAATTGGAGGAGTCAAAAGAAATATCCCCATTATTGCCAGTGCTATGGATGGGGTAGTAGATGTTGACATGGCAGTCTCTCTCTCTAATTTAGGCGCCTTAGGCGTTTTAAATCTCGAAGGTGTTCAAACAAGATATGATGAACCTCGTTCTGTATTAGAACAGATAACTGCTGTTAGCAAAGAGGGTTTTGTTCCTCTTATGCAAAAAATTTATAGTCAGCCAATTAAAGAAGAATTAGTAAAGAAGAGAATAAAAGAAATCAAAGATAAAGGCGGTATTGCTTGTGTTAGTGGGACTCCAATAGCAGCTTTACGCTTCAAGGAAATTATTAAAGAAGCTGGTGCAGATATATTTTTTCTACAAGCAACTGTCGTATCTACTGAACATATAGGCCCGGAAGGAAGTGAAAAGCTTGACATCAAAAAACTATGTGCAGGCATGGGAATACCTGTCGCTGTAGGCAATTGTGTGACTCATGAAGTATCTCTAAACCTCATGAGAGCCGGAGCGGCCGCCATACTTGTAGGAATTGGTCCTGGAGCTGCATGTACTTCAAGAGGGGTACTAGGCGTAGGGATTCCTCAAGCGACTGCAATTGCAGACTGTGCATCTGCTAGAGATGAATATCAGAAAGAGACTGGGAAATATATTCCTATAGTTGCTGATGGAGGAATTATTACGGGAGGGGATATTTGCAAATGTATTGCCTGTGGAGCCGATTCAGTAATGATTGGATCACCTATTGCAAGAGCAGAAGAAGCTCCAGGGAGGGGTTTTCATTGGGGAATGGCTACACCAAGCCCAGTACTTCCAAGAGGTACTCGAATTAAAGTTGGTTCCACTGGAACACTTGAAAGAATACTTTTAGGCCCTGCTCTTTTAGATGATGGAACGCATAATCTCTTAGGAGCAATCAAAACATCTATGGGTACACTTGGTGCTCAATCTATAAAAGAGATGCAACAAGTAGAAGTTGTTGTAGCACCTTCTCTTTTAACTGAAGGAAAGGTTTATCAGAAAGCTCAACAATTAGGAATGGGTAAATAA
- the trxA gene encoding thioredoxin gives MSSAPAVTDSSFEQEVLKSDVPVLVDFWAPWCGPCRMVAPIVEEISKDFDGKIKVFKLNTDENPNVASQYGIRSIPTLMIFKGGQKVDTVVGAVPKATLSGTISKHL, from the coding sequence ATGTCAAGCGCTCCTGCAGTTACTGATTCCTCTTTCGAACAGGAAGTTCTCAAGAGCGACGTACCTGTCCTTGTTGATTTCTGGGCTCCTTGGTGTGGCCCTTGCCGAATGGTTGCACCAATTGTTGAAGAAATATCGAAAGACTTCGATGGAAAAATCAAGGTGTTCAAGCTAAATACTGATGAGAACCCAAATGTTGCAAGCCAATACGGCATTAGAAGTATTCCAACCTTAATGATTTTCAAAGGCGGGCAAAAAGTAGATACAGTTGTTGGAGCTGTTCCAAAAGCAACTCTTTCAGGAACAATCTCTAAGCACCTTTAA
- the hisH gene encoding imidazole glycerol phosphate synthase subunit HisH — protein MTRLGLIDYGMGNLHSVEKAFNRLNQSVVIVNKPADLENCTALILPGVGAFDPAMENLAKTKLIPYINNWVIDGKPLLGICLGLQLLFESSEEGSSKGLGLFKGKVKKLPKQKNQRIPHMGWSKLNKKKECPLLKTEDEQNWMYFVHSYSADVLQEEELAATVSFGSFNIAAVVCKNNISACQFHPEKSGVAGERMLLSWLNWVESYAIR, from the coding sequence ATAACCAGATTAGGCTTAATAGATTACGGAATGGGAAATCTCCATTCCGTAGAAAAAGCCTTTAACAGATTAAATCAATCTGTAGTTATCGTTAATAAACCAGCTGATTTAGAGAATTGTACTGCATTAATTTTGCCTGGGGTAGGAGCATTTGACCCTGCGATGGAGAATCTCGCAAAAACCAAATTAATTCCCTATATAAATAATTGGGTGATTGATGGGAAGCCTCTATTAGGAATATGTCTGGGATTACAACTCCTTTTCGAATCAAGTGAAGAGGGATCTTCAAAAGGTCTTGGATTATTTAAAGGAAAAGTAAAAAAATTGCCCAAACAAAAGAATCAAAGGATTCCTCATATGGGTTGGTCAAAACTAAATAAGAAAAAAGAGTGTCCTTTGCTTAAGACAGAAGATGAGCAAAACTGGATGTATTTCGTACATTCATATTCTGCTGATGTTTTACAAGAAGAAGAACTTGCAGCGACAGTCTCTTTTGGAAGCTTTAATATTGCCGCTGTAGTTTGTAAAAATAATATTAGTGCTTGTCAATTTCATCCTGAGAAATCTGGGGTCGCAGGGGAAAGAATGCTCCTTTCATGGCTCAATTGGGTTGAAAGTTATGCCATACGTTGA
- the petG gene encoding cytochrome b6-f complex subunit V, whose protein sequence is MIEPLLCGIVLGLVPITILGLFVAAWNQYRRGNAMPDWE, encoded by the coding sequence ATGATTGAACCACTTCTTTGTGGAATTGTATTGGGATTGGTGCCCATTACTATCCTTGGTTTATTTGTTGCTGCATGGAATCAGTATCGACGGGGTAATGCAATGCCAGATTGGGAATAA
- a CDS encoding cytochrome c, with translation MTAPSSTAAVNSYLKAGFVRFLLPLIVIASISSFFWFFGSYHSDPFIQETLKSKGSVDKGNKIFRMNCVGCHGISAQGLVGPDLNEATSRLSDGKIINQVTKGLTPPMPSFEIDSESMADLLAYMHSLN, from the coding sequence GTGACAGCTCCGTCATCAACCGCTGCAGTTAATTCATACCTCAAAGCAGGTTTCGTTAGATTTTTGTTGCCATTAATAGTAATTGCATCCATTTCTAGCTTCTTCTGGTTTTTTGGAAGCTATCATTCAGACCCTTTTATTCAGGAAACACTTAAGTCAAAAGGCTCTGTTGATAAAGGAAATAAAATATTTCGCATGAACTGCGTTGGATGTCATGGGATTTCGGCACAAGGCCTGGTAGGTCCGGACTTAAATGAAGCGACCTCAAGACTCAGCGACGGCAAAATAATTAATCAAGTTACTAAAGGTTTAACTCCTCCAATGCCAAGCTTTGAGATTGACTCCGAATCAATGGCAGATCTTTTGGCTTATATGCACTCTTTAAATTAA
- a CDS encoding RNA methyltransferase: MELKNIRVVLVEPSGAINIGSIARLCKNFGIKDLRMVSPKCDPSNPEAIRMAVKGRDLLINAKAHLSLISAISDCQRVIATCGRIDHGDIPIHTIREASEWLSEASSETSIAIVFGREDRGLTNQELLLANKVVSIETSPLYPSLNLSHSVAIILHQFFYSNFNKNKVFINPAFPIEIEDLLKDARKLLLEIGFLLEHTSKARMSKLRKLLNRAEIKPEEVSLIRGILRQVRWAIKNMDDI, translated from the coding sequence ATGGAATTAAAAAATATAAGAGTAGTACTTGTTGAACCTAGCGGTGCAATAAATATTGGGAGCATTGCCAGACTTTGTAAAAATTTCGGAATAAAAGACCTAAGGATGGTCTCACCAAAATGCGACCCAAGCAATCCAGAAGCCATAAGAATGGCAGTCAAAGGAAGAGATCTCCTAATCAACGCAAAAGCACATTTATCGCTTATAAGCGCTATTTCTGACTGTCAAAGAGTGATAGCAACTTGTGGACGTATTGACCATGGAGATATACCTATTCACACAATCAGAGAAGCTTCGGAATGGCTGAGTGAAGCATCCTCTGAGACTTCTATAGCAATTGTTTTTGGGAGAGAAGATAGAGGCCTTACAAACCAAGAACTTTTATTAGCCAACAAGGTTGTCTCAATAGAAACATCTCCTTTGTATCCTTCTCTAAATCTCTCTCATTCAGTCGCAATTATTCTCCACCAATTTTTCTACTCAAATTTCAATAAAAATAAAGTTTTCATAAATCCAGCTTTTCCAATAGAAATTGAAGATTTACTTAAGGATGCAAGGAAGCTTTTATTAGAGATAGGTTTTTTACTAGAACACACATCTAAAGCTCGTATGAGTAAATTGAGAAAGCTCCTTAACAGAGCAGAAATAAAGCCTGAGGAAGTTTCTCTTATAAGAGGTATTTTAAGACAAGTTAGATGGGCTATTAAAAACATGGATGATATTTAA
- a CDS encoding serine hydrolase, which yields MKKEVRTFFNILITGIGIGVIMGTSLKLYLTTTIKNNNSIDLTNKENLISRSNLINKYNNYNKEIKELSEKWNLLIREESSLEGGAFLLLIDNFKYAGANEDNAYPASSTIKIPLLVLAMKKIDNGELSLNSPVKLEKDLVQGDDKWKINRPANNIYSIHQLLIEMIRGKNDTATNLIVEKLGGRKSINEKLKLIGLKNTEINNLLPDVNLKNKTSAKDLVLAISLVESGDFISSRSRDLFREILFKSSSNKLLPLGLLEGLSDKTESIDSQLLFNGFRVYNHSGEIGGLAGDAGTIEMPDSKRAVAAFLVKGSINNSSPQRLIRNMSAAIVEIIKPIRILDFD from the coding sequence TTGAAAAAAGAAGTAAGAACATTTTTTAATATCTTAATTACCGGAATTGGCATTGGAGTGATTATGGGTACATCCCTTAAACTATATTTAACAACAACAATAAAAAACAATAACTCTATAGATTTAACAAATAAAGAAAACCTAATTTCAAGAAGCAATCTAATTAATAAATATAACAATTACAACAAGGAGATTAAAGAATTATCAGAGAAATGGAATTTGTTGATTAGGGAAGAAAGTTCATTGGAAGGAGGTGCATTCCTTTTGTTAATTGATAATTTTAAATATGCTGGAGCCAATGAAGATAATGCCTATCCGGCTTCAAGCACAATTAAAATTCCACTTTTAGTTTTAGCGATGAAAAAAATAGATAATGGTGAGTTATCTTTAAATTCTCCCGTAAAGCTTGAGAAAGATTTAGTTCAAGGAGATGATAAATGGAAAATCAATAGACCAGCAAATAATATTTATTCAATCCATCAACTATTAATTGAAATGATAAGAGGAAAGAATGATACTGCAACAAATCTAATAGTTGAGAAACTAGGGGGGAGAAAATCTATCAATGAAAAGTTAAAACTAATTGGACTTAAAAATACAGAAATAAACAATCTTTTACCAGACGTAAATCTAAAAAATAAAACTTCTGCAAAAGATCTAGTACTTGCAATTTCATTAGTCGAATCTGGTGATTTTATTAGTTCAAGATCAAGAGATTTATTTAGAGAAATTTTGTTTAAATCTAGCTCCAACAAATTACTTCCTTTAGGGCTTCTCGAGGGACTTAGTGACAAAACAGAAAGTATCGACTCTCAATTACTGTTTAACGGATTTAGGGTATACAACCATTCTGGAGAGATAGGGGGCCTAGCAGGAGATGCTGGGACAATAGAAATGCCAGATTCAAAGAGGGCTGTAGCAGCTTTTCTTGTAAAAGGATCAATCAACAACTCAAGCCCTCAAAGACTTATAAGAAATATGTCAGCGGCAATAGTTGAAATCATTAAACCTATTCGTATCTTAGATTTTGATTAA
- the bchI gene encoding magnesium chelatase ATPase subunit I has translation MSSTRKRRVFPFTAVIGQEEMKLALLLNVIDPRIGGVMIMGDRGTGKTTTIRALADLLPEISIVEGDPYNSCPSDPDLQSSEVRQKLSDGESLSTDSKKVPMVDLPLGATEDRLCGTIDIEKALSEGVRAFEPGLLAKANRGLLYVDEVNLLDDHLVDVLLDSAASGWNTVEREGISVRHPARFVLIGSGNPEEGELRPQLLDRFGMSVEVSTVREAELRVQVVDQRTAFDTDPELFSSDKQSKQDELQNKVVDAQNRLQAVSIDDDLRLRISAVCGELDVDGLRGDIVTNRASRALAAFEGRDEVTEEDIARVISCSLRHRLRKDPLEQIDSGDRVIKAFCKIFERKEDSNLEDFALSFSD, from the coding sequence GTGAGTTCAACTAGGAAACGAAGGGTCTTTCCTTTCACAGCAGTGATTGGACAGGAAGAAATGAAATTGGCGCTCCTTCTCAATGTCATAGATCCTCGAATAGGAGGTGTAATGATTATGGGAGATAGAGGAACTGGAAAAACTACAACCATTAGAGCTTTAGCAGATCTCCTGCCTGAGATTTCAATTGTTGAAGGAGATCCATATAACAGCTGCCCATCTGACCCTGACCTTCAAAGCAGTGAAGTTCGTCAGAAATTAAGCGATGGAGAAAGCCTTTCAACTGATAGCAAAAAGGTGCCTATGGTCGATTTACCTCTAGGAGCAACAGAAGATCGATTATGTGGAACTATTGATATTGAGAAAGCATTAAGTGAAGGGGTTAGAGCCTTTGAGCCTGGTCTTTTAGCTAAAGCAAATAGAGGCTTGCTTTATGTGGATGAAGTAAACCTTCTAGATGATCACTTAGTTGATGTTCTTCTGGATTCTGCAGCTTCTGGATGGAACACAGTTGAAAGAGAAGGTATTTCAGTTAGGCACCCTGCAAGATTTGTACTTATAGGATCAGGCAATCCTGAAGAAGGAGAATTAAGGCCTCAACTTCTTGACCGTTTTGGTATGAGCGTAGAGGTTTCTACAGTTAGAGAAGCAGAGCTTAGGGTTCAGGTTGTTGATCAAAGAACAGCCTTTGATACAGATCCAGAATTATTTTCCTCAGATAAGCAATCCAAACAAGACGAGCTTCAGAACAAGGTTGTTGATGCTCAAAATAGACTACAAGCTGTAAGCATCGATGATGATCTCCGTCTAAGGATTTCTGCAGTTTGCGGTGAATTAGATGTTGACGGACTTAGAGGAGACATTGTTACGAATAGAGCCTCTAGAGCCTTAGCCGCTTTTGAAGGAAGAGATGAAGTAACAGAAGAAGATATTGCAAGAGTTATTTCTTGCTCATTAAGACATCGACTGCGCAAAGATCCTTTAGAACAAATAGACTCAGGAGATAGAGTAATAAAAGCATTTTGCAAAATTTTTGAGAGGAAAGAAGACAGTAATCTGGAAGATTTTGCATTATCTTTTTCTGACTAA
- the ruvC gene encoding crossover junction endodeoxyribonuclease RuvC produces the protein MRVLGIDPGLARVGYGVIDSIQHQQKMLDCGIIQTNKGVKEGDRMVEICDDLTELIRKWKPDIASVEKFFFYRSSTTISVVQARGVVIMTLARLKIPIVEFPPMQIKLAVAGSGKANKSEVIEAVMQELNLEKKPKPDDAADALAIALTYLAYK, from the coding sequence TTGAGAGTATTAGGAATAGATCCAGGTCTTGCTCGTGTTGGATATGGAGTAATTGACTCGATCCAACATCAACAAAAAATGCTTGATTGTGGAATTATTCAGACAAATAAGGGCGTAAAAGAAGGAGATAGGATGGTTGAGATATGTGATGATCTAACTGAACTAATAAGAAAATGGAAACCTGATATTGCTTCTGTAGAAAAATTCTTCTTTTACCGTTCAAGTACAACTATTAGCGTAGTTCAAGCAAGAGGGGTAGTTATTATGACTCTTGCTCGCCTAAAGATTCCAATAGTTGAATTTCCTCCTATGCAAATAAAGTTAGCAGTTGCAGGTTCTGGGAAAGCGAACAAGTCAGAAGTAATCGAAGCTGTTATGCAAGAACTTAATCTAGAAAAAAAACCCAAGCCTGATGACGCGGCAGATGCTCTTGCTATTGCTTTAACTTACTTAGCATATAAGTAA
- a CDS encoding 5-formyltetrahydrofolate cyclo-ligase has protein sequence MNIKKSKLISRKNFSAIREKSLKRNELKIYNNVEYYLKKNFRDNSSNLKKYIGIYWPLAGEVDLRELKDTINASFALPCCEFKGEMQYRDWTNEKLNKDACGIPAPCKGKLIKPEEMRIIFVPALAIDKKGFRLGYGGGYFDRLRENKSWRSILSFAVLPGECVSKAPLPLDPWDIPFDGWITEDGEHQIKT, from the coding sequence ATGAATATTAAAAAGAGTAAATTGATTAGCAGGAAAAATTTTTCTGCCATAAGAGAAAAGTCATTAAAAAGAAATGAACTAAAAATTTATAATAATGTTGAATACTATCTTAAAAAGAATTTTAGAGATAATAGTTCTAATCTTAAAAAATATATAGGAATTTATTGGCCACTAGCAGGAGAAGTCGATCTTAGGGAACTGAAAGACACAATTAACGCATCTTTTGCTTTACCTTGTTGTGAATTCAAAGGGGAAATGCAATATAGAGATTGGACAAACGAAAAATTAAATAAAGATGCTTGTGGTATTCCAGCACCTTGCAAGGGGAAATTAATTAAACCAGAAGAAATGAGAATCATCTTTGTCCCAGCTTTAGCTATAGACAAAAAAGGCTTTCGGCTAGGTTATGGAGGTGGTTATTTTGATCGTCTAAGAGAAAATAAGTCTTGGAGATCAATTCTTTCATTTGCCGTTCTGCCTGGAGAGTGTGTCTCAAAGGCCCCACTTCCGTTAGACCCATGGGATATTCCATTTGATGGATGGATAACAGAAGACGGAGAACACCAAATAAAAACCTGA
- a CDS encoding SufE family protein: MNETTNPTEKSFGSPSLDGIIQRLKSTSDPKRKYEYVLWLAKKLPVLSEEELSESIKVKGCVSQVYVLGELKEGIIKWKGYSDALITKGLLSLLIQGLNNLSPKEVINIDNDFILETGLNTSLTPSRANGFLNILLNMKKQAISLSQNPSSLLNKI, from the coding sequence ATGAATGAGACCACTAACCCGACAGAGAAAAGCTTTGGAAGCCCATCCCTTGATGGAATTATCCAAAGACTTAAATCAACTTCCGACCCAAAAAGAAAATATGAATATGTGCTTTGGCTTGCAAAAAAATTGCCAGTACTTTCAGAGGAAGAACTTTCTGAATCAATAAAAGTAAAAGGATGCGTATCGCAAGTATATGTTCTTGGTGAGCTAAAAGAAGGGATTATTAAATGGAAAGGATATTCTGACGCTCTTATTACAAAGGGGTTGCTAAGCTTACTAATACAAGGGCTAAATAATCTTTCTCCTAAAGAAGTTATAAATATAGATAATGACTTCATATTAGAAACCGGTCTTAATACAAGCCTTACGCCCTCAAGAGCCAATGGCTTCTTAAATATCCTACTAAACATGAAAAAACAAGCAATCTCTCTTTCTCAAAACCCCTCCTCTTTACTAAATAAAATCTAA
- a CDS encoding homoserine dehydrogenase — protein sequence MNKKIGIGLLGLGTVGTGVVKILQSPQGRNPLVSQLELIKISVRNKEKHRKTTINSTNLTEDPFEVVNDPLVNVIVEVMGGLEPARSLILEAISLGKSVVTANKAVIARHGEEIAEAANKAGVYVLIEAAVGGGIPIIEPLKQSLGGNKIRKVSGIINGTTNYILSQMSKDGSAYKDVLSEAQKLGYAESDPAADVEGFDAADKISILSGLAFGGPINRSEVPTKGINNLETRDLDYASRLGYSIKLLAIAENLSHQNVTKNLYDPAHLAAWVEPTLVPTEHPLAGVNGVNNAILIEGDPIGEVMFYGPGAGSGPTASAVVADILNIAGIKTMSTKDEPLDPLLQAASWRECHLVDSTRISQKNYVRLITEDSPGVIGRIGNLFGDNKVSIQSIVQFDASADGAEIVVITHKVNKGAMECSLSKIRELKEVKSLGAHLGCL from the coding sequence ATGAATAAGAAAATTGGGATAGGCCTTCTTGGACTTGGGACAGTAGGAACTGGGGTAGTAAAGATTTTGCAATCCCCTCAAGGAAGAAATCCTTTAGTTTCACAACTCGAGTTAATAAAAATATCCGTAAGGAATAAAGAAAAACATCGCAAAACTACTATTAATTCAACGAACCTAACTGAAGATCCATTTGAAGTCGTTAATGACCCATTAGTTAACGTCATTGTAGAAGTAATGGGCGGACTGGAACCTGCCAGATCATTAATTTTAGAAGCAATCTCCTTGGGAAAGTCAGTTGTAACAGCCAACAAAGCAGTAATAGCTAGACATGGGGAAGAGATTGCAGAAGCGGCTAATAAAGCAGGTGTTTACGTACTTATTGAGGCCGCTGTTGGAGGGGGTATTCCAATTATTGAACCTTTGAAACAATCTCTTGGAGGCAACAAAATCAGGAAAGTAAGCGGAATTATAAACGGAACAACAAATTACATTCTGAGCCAAATGTCTAAAGATGGTTCTGCCTATAAAGATGTTCTATCAGAAGCACAAAAACTAGGATATGCAGAGTCTGATCCAGCTGCCGATGTAGAGGGATTTGATGCTGCTGATAAGATTTCAATCTTAAGTGGTCTTGCTTTTGGCGGGCCTATAAATCGCTCAGAGGTCCCTACAAAAGGCATAAACAATTTAGAAACAAGAGACCTTGACTATGCTTCAAGGCTTGGTTACTCCATAAAACTACTTGCTATTGCAGAAAACTTAAGCCATCAGAATGTCACAAAAAATCTTTATGACCCAGCCCATCTAGCAGCATGGGTTGAACCAACATTAGTTCCCACAGAACACCCTCTTGCAGGCGTAAACGGGGTTAACAATGCAATTCTCATAGAAGGCGATCCCATTGGAGAAGTCATGTTTTATGGACCTGGTGCCGGCTCAGGGCCAACTGCCTCTGCAGTAGTTGCCGACATATTAAATATTGCAGGCATCAAGACAATGAGCACAAAGGATGAACCTTTGGACCCATTACTCCAAGCAGCAAGCTGGAGAGAATGTCATTTAGTCGATTCAACAAGAATTTCCCAGAAAAATTATGTCCGTCTAATAACTGAAGACTCTCCCGGAGTTATTGGTCGAATAGGTAATCTTTTTGGTGATAATAAAGTCTCAATACAATCAATAGTTCAATTTGATGCAAGCGCTGATGGAGCAGAGATAGTTGTAATCACTCATAAAGTTAACAAAGGCGCTATGGAATGCTCTCTTTCAAAGATAAGGGAATTAAAAGAAGTGAAAAGTTTAGGAGCCCATTTAGGTTGTTTGTAA
- a CDS encoding ABC transporter substrate-binding protein yields the protein MKSFLKKITKTKNGNLYKYFIISLIAFIQLSCTSKVENKRIIVASAGKIESLDPAQASTLRSLQLISSLGDRLYIINSDGLLQSQLAKTLPIISNNGLTIDIPIKKGILFHDGSSFDANAMAFSIRRFMNIGTQNYVIGGRIKNIQTPDKYLLRINLNRPSSSIKGLLTSINLTPISPKAYLNHKDKFLNNQFIGTGPYKLVHFQPEKQRLEPFQKYWGTKPKNEGVDYINFRNSSSLFGAIRSGEVDILLSNSVEDGQRLALHRLAKAGKLKESIGPALEIGYITLRSDTNPFNRKVLRKAISYSINRDLITQKASYGLREPLYSIVPPVLKIKKSSPWPKYNPDIARSLLTQEGFCLGTQLTVPLTFRSNVPADKLLALTWKEQINQDLSDCLNIEIIGVEATTIYKQLSDGTFTSVILDWTGAYPDPEAYLFPLLSCERIEEGNCKKGEAVFSGSFWGESEVQSKLKASEKLQKQERLEKLDEIEKIAANGSAYIPVWLVKPRVWAQSNINQPQFDGSGLVLLNQLKKNTQ from the coding sequence TTGAAATCCTTTTTAAAAAAAATAACTAAGACAAAGAACGGTAATTTATATAAATATTTTATCATATCATTAATTGCATTTATCCAATTATCGTGCACATCTAAAGTCGAGAATAAACGCATAATAGTAGCAAGTGCTGGCAAGATAGAATCTTTAGATCCAGCGCAGGCTAGCACTTTAAGATCTTTGCAATTAATAAGTAGCTTAGGAGATAGGCTTTATATAATTAACTCTGATGGCTTACTCCAATCACAACTAGCAAAAACACTCCCAATAATATCTAATAATGGTCTTACTATAGATATACCAATAAAAAAGGGAATATTATTTCATGATGGGAGTTCATTTGATGCAAATGCAATGGCATTTAGTATAAGGCGCTTCATGAATATAGGAACTCAGAATTATGTTATTGGTGGAAGGATAAAAAATATTCAAACACCTGATAAATATCTTCTTAGAATAAATCTGAATAGACCCTCGAGTTCTATTAAAGGATTGCTTACTTCTATTAACCTTACTCCTATTTCTCCAAAAGCCTACTTAAATCACAAAGATAAATTTTTAAACAATCAATTTATCGGAACAGGACCCTACAAATTAGTACATTTTCAACCAGAGAAACAACGATTGGAACCCTTTCAAAAATATTGGGGAACAAAGCCAAAAAACGAAGGAGTTGATTATATAAATTTTAGAAATTCATCTTCACTTTTTGGAGCCATAAGAAGTGGTGAAGTAGATATACTCTTATCTAATTCGGTGGAAGACGGACAAAGACTTGCATTGCACCGATTAGCAAAAGCGGGGAAGTTAAAAGAATCTATTGGGCCAGCACTTGAAATAGGCTATATAACTTTAAGGAGTGATACCAATCCTTTCAATAGAAAAGTTCTAAGAAAAGCTATTTCCTACAGTATAAATAGAGATTTGATAACACAAAAAGCAAGTTATGGTTTAAGAGAACCTCTATATTCAATTGTTCCACCTGTACTAAAAATAAAAAAATCTTCGCCCTGGCCTAAATATAATCCAGATATTGCTAGGAGTTTATTAACTCAAGAAGGCTTTTGCCTTGGGACACAATTAACTGTTCCATTAACTTTCCGATCTAATGTTCCCGCTGATAAGCTTCTTGCCCTTACTTGGAAAGAACAAATAAATCAAGATCTTTCAGACTGCCTTAATATTGAGATAATCGGAGTCGAAGCTACAACAATTTATAAACAACTTTCTGATGGGACTTTTACATCTGTGATTCTTGATTGGACAGGAGCATACCCAGATCCTGAAGCTTATCTTTTTCCTCTTTTAAGTTGTGAAAGAATTGAAGAAGGAAACTGCAAGAAAGGAGAAGCCGTTTTCAGCGGAAGTTTCTGGGGGGAAAGTGAAGTCCAATCCAAATTGAAGGCATCTGAAAAACTTCAAAAACAAGAAAGATTAGAGAAACTAGATGAAATTGAAAAAATTGCTGCCAACGGATCAGCTTATATACCTGTTTGGCTTGTAAAGCCAAGAGTCTGGGCGCAATCAAATATAAATCAACCACAATTTGATGGGAGCGGTCTAGTTCTTTTAAACCAGCTTAAGAAAAATACTCAGTGA